Sequence from the Acidimicrobiia bacterium genome:
GACCGGCGCAGTTGAGCAGGAACTGGAAGGCGGCGGCCACCTCGTTGTCGTCTCCGGGGGAGGCGATCGGGGGGCCGTTGGGAGTGGGGGCCGGTGTCGTCGTCGTGGTCACCTCGATCGTCGTGCTCGCAGCCACGGTCCCTGAACCGGTGGTGCTGGTGGTTGCGGCGTCATCGTCCGAGCAGGCGGCGAGCACCAGCATCAAGCCTGCCGCCGGCAGGAGGCGGCATCGCCACCCGGTCATGGCCGGAGGCTAGTCAGGGGGTGGTGCCGGCGGCGGGGGCGGCTCGAGAGGCGGCGTCGTCGGCATCGCCAGACGCCTGCCGACGACGATTCCACCGGTGAAGGCGACCACCAGGCCCATGAGAACAGCCAGGGTGAGCACCAGCGCACGGTTGGAGCTCGACTCCTCGGCGTCGGCTGCATAGGGACCATCACCGGGAGCCACATCCGCCAGGGTGGTCGTCTTCTCCTCGGGTCCGCCGGCGGCGGTGGTCACGGCCTGTGCCTGAGTCGTGGTCGAAGCGAGCGGCTCGGCGGCAACGGGCGGGATGGTGGCTGCCCACCACATCGGGTACTCCCATCGGAAGTCGCCGAAAGGAGCCGCCAGCAGATCGACTGGTGCACCCCCACCGACCGGCACGATCCGGATCAGGGCGGTCTCGTCGGCGATCGCCTCATAGACGATTCTGGACCCGTCAGGCGAGAATCGCGGGGCGAAATCGTTGCTTCCGGTCTCGAACGGTGTCTGACCGGAGCCGTCCGGGTTCATCAGGTACATGGTGGCGATCGACTCCTCCCGGGAGGAGCGAAACACGATGCGGCTGCCATCGGGTGCCCAGGAGGGATCCGAGCCGTTCTCGGCCAGCAGGGTCACCGATCCATCGACAGACGAGACCAGGCTCACCCGTGTCAGGGTTCCAGTCGGATCACGGTGCTCCACGACGATGCTGGCACCGTCGGGAGAAACATCGGGGTACAACGCAGTTCCCTCCAACTCGGCCAGGAGGCGCGGCTCTCCCCCGAAACGGGACACTGCGAAGAGCTCAGAGCCCGAGGTGTAGACGATCTCCATGCCATCGGGTGTCCAGGTCGGGCTGTACACCGCCCCCTCGACCACGACCCTGGGGTTGCCCCCGTCGACGTCGATGAGGGTCAACTGACGCGTATAGCCCTCGCCGTACCGGATGAAGGCGATGGCGGTTCCATCAGGTGAGATCTCGGGGTCGGGGTATCGCCCTGCCCCACCGGTCAACACCCGACGGTCGGTCCCGTCGGGGCGCATCAGTTGGACCTCGTACTGCTCGGCCTCGAAATGGTCGTAGCCGAGCACGATCCACTCCAAGTCGAGGACGGGGGGTCCCTCCTGGCCGGCGACAGGCGGGGTCGCCGCAACCAGGATGGCCGCAACCAACAGCACCGCTCGGATGGGCGTCATCGTTCATCCTTGCCGTCGACCGGATATCCGAGTGGTATCGGAGCTCGGCCCGCCTGCCTTGACCCAGAACACCGACACCGTAGCCTGCCGGCCATGACCGTTGCCATCGCACCCGAAGTCTCGAGACGCCTCCGCCGCACCAACCTGATGCTGGGAGTGCTCCATCTGGTCCAGGGGATCGCCATCCTCCTGCTGGCCAACGGATTCGCCCTACCCGTGACCGGATCCTTTCTCGAGGGACCGCCCGGCTCGGGACCGGGCACGGTTCGGACCCTATTCGAGGTGTCGATGGCGGGCGGCGTCGCCGCGTTCCTGTTCGTCTCGGCCGCAGCCCACTTCCTGATCGCCTCACCCTGGTACTTCGATCGCTACCAGGAAGGTCTGGCTTCCGGCCACAACCACGCCCGCTGGGTGGAGTACTCGATCAGCGCCTCGATCATGCTGGTGCTGATCGCCCTTCTCACCGGGATCTACGACGTGGCCGCCCTCACCGCGATCGCCGCCGCCAACGCGGCCATGATCTTCTTCGGGTGGGTCCAGGAGAGGTACGAGTCCCCCGGCGGGAGCCTGGTCCCGTTCTGGCTGGGGTCGCTGATCGGTGCCATTCCGTGGGTGGCGATCGGCATCTACCTGATCACCCCGGGGAGCGATGCCTCGCCACCCGGTTTCGTCTACGGCATCTACATCTCACTGTTCCTCTTCTTCAACTCGTTCGCCATCAACATGTGGCTGCAGTACCGCAGGATCGGTGGCTGGTCCGACTACCTCCGCGGCGAGCGCGCCTACGCCACGCTCAGCCTGGTGGCGAAGTCGGCCCTCGCCTGGCAGGTGTTCGCCGGCACGCTGGCCGGCTGATCACATCGCCGCTCCAGCCGGTTCCGACACCTGCCGACATGGGGCAGGAGCGGCACGCAATACGATGCCAGGAACCGGGAAGGAGGCGGCGTGAAGCGAACCATTGCCTTCTTGGCGACGACCCTGCTCGCCCTGGCCGCATTCGTCCCGGCAGCGCCAGCCGAAGAGGGCCGCTTCACCCTCGCTCCGGTCAATGGCTACGAACCCCTGGTGCGCCTGTCGCCCGGGGATGCGGGAGACGACGTCGCCGCCCTGCAGAAGGCCATGACCGAGGCCGGTTTCTATCACCACGCCATCGACGGCGAGTACGGCCGTTCAACGGCTTCGGCGGTGATCGCATTCCACAAGTACCTGGACCTGGAGCGCAGCGACGTGTTCAACGCCCTCGACTGGATCCGCCTCTCCGGGCTCCCCGATCCCGGTCTGCCCGAACGGACAGACGAACCCGACCGCATCGAGATCGACCTGGGTCGGCAGTTGCTGTTCCTGTTTCGAGATGGGGTCCTCCACCAGGTGATCCCGGTGTCCAGCGGGGGCGGGTACACCTACCGCAGCGCCCGCACCGGGCGGGCGGTGACCGCCTCAACGCCCGAGGGCGACTTCCGGCTCAAGTGGCATCAGCGCACCTGGGTGTGTGACCCGACGACCGGATGGTGTGTGTACAAGTACTGGGCCTTCACCGACTACTACGGAATCCACGGATATAGGAGCGTTCCCACCTACCCGGCGTCGCACGGATGCGTGCGGGTGGAGACCTGGGATGCCGATTGGCTCGAGTCGCAACTGTTCGTCGGGATGCCCGTCCACATCTGGCGGGTTCCACCCGAGGCCGACCCTGTGCCCGAGTCCCCACCGGACCCCGAGACGGTGGCGGAACTGTTCGGCACCGGGCCCGGTTAGCCTCCCGGCCAACCCGGAGGCACTGTTGCGCCGCACCATCTTGCTCGTCTGCGTGCCCCTGTTGGCCGCCTCCTGTGGGGGCGGTGCCGGATCCACGACCCTGCCCTCGGGACCGCCGGCAACAGTGCCCGCCGGCCAGACCACGACCACCCTGGACCCAAGGCCCTGCCAGGGCACGACGGTGATCGCTCCGGAAGGAGGCAGCAGCACCGAGCCCGTGGTCGAACGGCTCCCAGCGGGCAATCCCCACGCCGCAGCCGTCGCCGCCTCACAGGCGATGTTCGACTGCGCCACCGACGTCGTCGTGGTGGGCACCGCCTCCCTCGACCTGGTGGCGATGGCGGCCACCCTGGCCGTCGCCCTGCAGGCGCCACTCCTCTTCGGCGACGAGGGGATGACGAGCCTGCTCGCCTATGAGCTCGACCGGCTGGCGCCTCAACGCCTCTGGCTGATCGGTGACTCCGCTGCCGAAGCGCCGGAGTGGACCGAGGTGACCCGTGTCGAAGGCGACATCGACACCATCGCCGCCGAGGTGGCCCGTCTCAGCGGGGCCGACGAGAAGATCTTCCTTCCCCCCGAAGGCGGAACGGCCACGGTCGCCGTCGCAGTCGAGGCCATGGTCACCGGCAAGTACCTCACTTCGCATACCACCGACGGCACGACCCAGGCGACTCCCACCACCGGGGACGACGTGGTCGCCGGGGCCGGCGAGTCGGGGATGCTGTGGTTGGTCGACGTCGAGGAACCCGAGGCGGCCCTGGTGGCGGCGGCCGGGGCGCTCACCTCGGGCGGTTTCATGGCACTGGTGAACGGTGACGATCTGCGCGCCGACACCGCGGTGAGCAGAGACCTGATGCCCATCGCCGACCTGGTGAGGGCGATCCAGATCGTCGGCGCCAATCCGGACGCCGGATGGCAGGCGCAGGTGCTGCTCAGGGGCGACCAGTTGCCCGGCGGCGGGTTCCTGATGTTCCCCGGTCGCCGTCTCATCGCCCTGTACGGCAACCCGGCGACGACCTCGCTCGGCGTACTCGGAGAGCAGGGACCGGAGGCCGGGCTGGATCGCATCGACACCCTCGCCGTCGGCTTCGACGCCGACGGGGCGCAGATCCTCCCCACGTTCGAGATCATCGCCACCGTGGCCGCAGGCAACCCCGGAAACGACGGCGACTACTCCAACGAAGTGCCGGTCGACCTGCTCCGCGCCTGGATCGAGGTCGCCGCCGCCGAGGGCGCCTACGTCCTGCTCGACCTGCAACCGGGCCGGGCGCGATTCATCGACCAGGCGGTTCTCTACGAGGAGCTCCTGTTGTACCCCCACGTGGGGCTGGCCCTGGATCCGGAGTGGAAGCTGGGTCCCGATCAGCTGCCGTTGCAGCAGATCGGCGGAGTGGGCGCCGAGGAGGTCAACGAGGTGGTCGACTGGCTGGCCGACCTGGTGCGGGAGAACGCCCTCCCCCAGAAGGTGCTGCTGCTGCACCAGTTCCGCGACGACATGCTGCGCGACCGGGACCTCATCCACCATCCGAAGGAGCTCGCCCTCGTGATCCAGATGGACGGGTTCGGTACCTATCCGGAGAAGCTGACCACCTGGAACAGAACCACCGCCGGTTGGGAGGAATCCGACTTCCTCTTCGGATGGAAGAGCTTCTTCGACGAGGACGTGCCCGGGCCGATGGCCCCTGAAGTGATTCTCGACCTCGAGCCGACCGTGGTCTACGTCTCCTTCCAGTGACGGCGGCGATAGCCTCCCTCTGCCGATGAACCCTTCCATCTGGAGCCTCGAGCCCGATCTCGTCTTCCTCAACCACGGGTCCTTCGGCGCCTGCCCCGACCCGGTGCTCGAGTTCCAGGCGGCGCTGCGGGCCCGGATGGAACGACAGCCGGTCCAGTTCCTGACCCGTGATCTCGAGGGTCTGATCGACGATGCCCGCCGGTCGCTGGGCGAGTTCATCGGTGGCGACCCCGAAGGGCTGGCACCGGTGTCGAATGCGACCGAGGCGGTGAACGCCGTCGTCGGGTCGCTCGACCTCCACCCCGGCGACGAGATCGTGGTGACCGATCACGGCTACAACGCCTGCGCCAACGTGGTGTCGCGCGCCGCCGAGCGATCCGGGGCCACGGTGCGCACGGTCTCCCTCCCCTTCTCCGGCATCGACCCGGACCTGGTGTTTCGACGGGTCGTCGATGCGGTCGGAGACCACACGGTGCTGGTCCTCGTCGACCACGTCACCAGCCCGACCGCACTGGTCCTCCCCGTCGAGCGGATCGTCGCCGAGCTGGAGGGACGCGGGGTTCCGGTGCTGGTGGACGGCGCCCATGCGCCCGGGATGCTCGAACTCGATGTAGACGCCCTGGGCTGCTCCTGGTACGCCGGCAACTGCCACAAGTGGATGTGTGCCCCCAAGGGCGCAGGTTTCCTCTACGCCCGGGCCGATCGCCGCCACCAGCTGGTGCCCGCCGTCTTGAGCCACGGGTACAACTCGCCGCGCACCGACCGCAGCCGCTACCACCTGCAGTTCGACTGGACCGGCACCGACGACCCCACTGCATTCCTGTGCGTTCCGGAGGCCATCCGCCAGGTGGGAGCGCTCCATGAGGATGGCTGGCCGGGGCTGCGCGCCGCCGGCCGGGCACTGGCGCTGGAGGGGCGGCGCCTGGTGGCGGAGGCCGTCGAGGCCGACGACCTGCCCCCCGAGGCGATGATCGGGTCGATGGCGACCCTTCCGGTGGACGCTCTGGTCGCACCCGCATCCCACACCGGACGATCCGATCCACTCAACGTCGCCCTCCTGGAGGAGGACCGCATCGAGGTGCCCGTAGTCTCCTGGCCGCGACCGCCGCACCGCATGCTCCGCATCTCGGCCGCCCCGTACAACACGGAGGCCGACATGCAGCGTCTCGCCGATGCTCTCAGGATGCGCGGCGTGAGGGCGTCGGGCGCGCCCGGCGCTCGGCCCGGTCGGTGAGCAGCACCCCGATCAGGATCAGCGCACCACCGAGGAGCAGCCCCGGCTGCAGGCGCTCGTCGAGGAACACCATCCCACCCACCAGGGCGATCGGCGGCACCAGGTATCCGGACAGCGACACCCAGGTGGCCGAGACGGAGCGCAGCATCCAGTAGTAGAGGACGAAGGGCAGGAAGGTCGAGAACACCCCCATGTAGGTCAGCAGGCTCCATGCCTTCACGGTGGGTGCCGCCGGCACCCCCTCGAAGAAGAGCATCGCCACCGCAATGAAGGCGGTGCCGCTGACGAAGTGGACCCCGGTCACCTCCAGTGATCGGTACCCGCCCGAGTGGTGCTTGGCGTAGATGCCACCCACTGCGATCGAGGCCACGGCGAGTACGGCGAGCAGCCCGGCTAGCAGCGGGCGGCCGCCTTCGGCCAGGCCGCTGTCCCCCCACCCGAGGAGGACGGCGACGCCCGAGAACCCCAGCACCAGTCCTGTGACGCGGATGCCGTCGAGCCGTTCGGCGGGTAGCAGGAAGTGGGCCAGCAGGGCGGTGAAGAGGGGGATCAGGGCGGTGGACAGCCCGAGGAAGCCTGCCGAGGCGTACTGGAGGGCGACGTTGGAGAGGATGTAGGGCACGGCCAGGTTGGTGACCCCCATGAAGACGCCGACCTTCCACGCCACCGCCGACCTGGGCATCCCCGATCGCCGCGCCATCAGGAAGCCGACCACCACCAGGGCCCCGACCATGGATCGAATCGCGGCGAGGGCGTAGGGGCCAACGCCCTCGGCGAGGACGGCGCGGCTGGCAACGCCCGCCGTGCCCCATCCCAGGGAAGCGATCACCAGTGCCAACCAGACCCGGCGCATCGGCCGACGATAGGGGCGCCGGCGAGGGCACCCGCCCGGTCCCGCGGCCTACGATCGATCATGGCCCGCACCTGGTCCGGTGCCCTCCTGGTCGTTCTCCTACTCGCGGCGTGTGCCGAAGGGCAGGTTGAGGACGCCGCACCGCCCGCCGACGGCGTCTGGGTGGTGCCGGATGGTTCCGATGCCGCATCGGGGGGGATGCTCGACCCGGTCGCCACCCTCCAGCGGGCAGTGGAGATCGCCGGCCCGGGGGGTACCGTCCGCTTGCTGCCGGGACGCCATCACGGATCGTTGCGCGCCGAGGGGCTGGCGACCATCACCATCAAGGGCGAGCCTGGGGCGATCCTCGACGGAGAAGGATCGGAACCGCTGGGCATCTTCTGCGAGGACTGTCCAGGGCTGATCGTGGAGGATCTGACCATCACCGGGTTCACCGACATCGGAGTGGGTGTGGTCGACAGTGACGGCGTCACCCTGCGGCGACTGGTCGTCCATGGCAACGGCACCGCTGCGCAGCTGACCGATTGGGAGATCGAGGGCTACGGGATCCACATCGAGGGCTGCACGGAGGTGGTCATCGAAGACACCGAGGCATGGGACAACGGCCCGCTGCCCGGAGGCCGCTTCATCCTCGGTACCGCCATCAACACCTACGGCAACCGCGGCGTTGTGATTCGCGGCAACTATGCCCACGACAACCGCGGGGCGGGGATCCTGGTCGAGGACTCGTTCGACGTCGTCGTGGAGGGCAACACCATCACCGCCAACGACCTCGACGCCACCGCCGAGGGGTGGTGGGACGGTGCCCTCTGGATCGACGGAGGCGGACAGGTCACCTTGAGGGGGAACATCCTCCGCCACAACCTCGGACCCGCCATCCAGATCAGCGACGAGGACGACCAGTCGCCCCTCGGGTACCGGCTGACAGACAACGTCGTGACCGACAACGACATCGGCCTGTATGTCTGGGGGTTCGAGGTCGAAGGATGGCCCCCCGAGGAGGTGCTGGAGGTCTCCGGCAACGAGATCTCGGGGAACCGAAAAGCCGACGTGGTCCTGACGCTGCTCCCCTGATCTGGTGCCTTGCACGGCCAGGCCCGATAGGGTGCACCGGTGACCGAGGGAGCGCGTTCGATCCAGCGCACCTACCTGCTGCTGACCTTGCTCAGCACTCTGGCCGCTTCATTCATATGGGGGATCAACACCCTCTTTCTGCTGGATGCCGGGCTCACCCCCACGAGTGCGTTCGCCGCCAACGCCTCGTTCACCCTGGGCATGGTCCTCTTCGAGATTCCCACCGGTGTGGTGGCCGACACTCGCGGCAGGAGGTCCTCCTTCCTCCTGGGCACCGGCACGCTGCTGGTTTCGACCCTCCTCTACCTGCTCATGTGGAGCATCGAGGCGCCGTTCTGGGGCTGGGCCATCGTCTCGGCCATGATCGGCCTCGGATTCTCCTTCTTCTCGGGTGCCGTAGAGGCGTGGTTGGTCGATGCTCTCACCGCCACCGGATTCACCGGGAGTCTCGAGACGGTCTTCGGCAAGGCCCAGAGTGTCGCCGGGGTGGCGATGCTCACCGGAACCGTGGCAGGCGGATTGATCGCCCAGGCGACCACGCTGGCAGTGCCCTACATCGTGCGGGCGGTGGTCCTCGGGATCACCCTGGCGGTCGCCTTTCGTGCAATGAAGGACCTCGGGTTCCGGCCCAACCGTGAGACCGGGCCGATCGCCGAGGTCAGACGGATCCTGCGCTCATCCGTCGACGGCGGCCTGCGCCTACCCCAGATCAGGTGGATGATGCTCACCTCGCCGTTCCTGATGGGAGTGGCGATCTACTCCTTCTACGCCCTCCAACCCCACCTGCTGGACCTCCATGGTGACGATACGGCGTACTGGGTGGCGGGACTTGCCGCCGCCCTGCTCGCCGCCGCCCAGATTGCAGGAGGACTGTTCGTCCCAGCGGTTCGCCGGATCTTCGCAAGGCGTTCGACTGCCATCGCATCGGCCGTGGCTCTGGGGTCCATCGCCCTGGCCGGAATCGGGGTCACCGAGCACCTGGGCGTCGCCCTCGTCCTGGTGGCGATGCTGGGGGTCGCCCTTGCTGCCGCCACACCACTCCGACAGGCGTACCTGAACGGTCTGATCGGATCCGACGCCAGGGCGACCGTCCTCTCGTTCGACGCCCTCCTGGGTTCGGCGGGGGGCGTGGTCACCCAGCCGGCGCTGGGACGATCGGCCGACGCGTTCGGGTACGGGACCTCCTACTTGATCTCGGCCGGAGTACTTCTGGCATCCATGCCGTTCCTCGTGCTTGCGCGCCGATCCGGGTCCCCGAGTGACGTTGCGACCTCCGCCAGGCGCCCGGCCTGATACTGGATCTGCCTACTCAGGCCTCGACCAGGGCACCGAGCGCATCGACCAGCCGCCGCCGTGCCTCCTCGGCAACCCCGGCCATGGCCGGATCGGCGACCAACTCGGCCATGATCGAAGGCTCGATCACCTCCACGCGGGTTCCCTCAGCCGTCTGGTGGATGATCACGTTGCACGGGAGAAGCAGCCCGACCTGCGGGTCGATCGCCAGCGCCCGGGACGCCAGATGCGGGTTGCAAGCCCCCAGGATGCGATAGGGCTCCCTGGCGACCCCCAACTTGGCCTCGAGGGTCGCGGCGACATCGATCTCCGTGAGTATCGAGAACCCCTGCTCGGACAGTGCCGCTCGAACGGCAGCCTCCGCCTCGTCGATACCGAGTCGGGTGGCCACTCCGATGCCATAGCGCGTGATGTCCATGGCGGCCACGGTAGCCACGGAACCGTCGATGGCCTCCGGCGAGGCGTCACGGCAGGATCCCGACGCCGATGCCCCGACGCCTGCCTTCACCAGCCGGCTGCACGACCACTGCCGGTTGGCCCTGCATCGCCCTGCTGCTCCGGTTAGGGTCCCGCCCGGGAAGATCGAACAACTGGGAGGAGGAAGCCCGATGGCAACCGTCACCGGGGAGAAGTCGTCGTTCTTGGACCGCTACTTCAAGATCTCGCAACGGGGATCGACGGTGGCGACGGAGGTGCGTGCCGGCCTGACCACGTTCCTGGCCATGGCCTACATCATCTTCGTCAACCCGGCGATCCTCTCCAACGCCATCGACTTCGATGGGGCGTTCCCGCAGCTGCTCACGGTGACCTGCATGGCGGCCGCCTTCGGGACGCTGATCATGGCGCTGTGGGCCAACCTGCCCTACGCCCTGGCGCCGGGGATGGGCCTCAACGCCTATTTCACATACACGGTGGTGCTGACGCTCGGCTACGAGTGGCAGACGGCACTCGGTGCCGTGTTCCTGTCCGGGGTGATGTTCCTGATCGTGTCTCTGACCGGTCTGCGCACCTTCATCCTCGACTCGATACCTCTGTATCTCAAGCACGCCATCACGGCCGGGATCGGAGCCTTCCTGGCGATCATCGGGTTCCAGGGTGCCGGGTTCATCGGTGACAGCCCGGCGACCCTGGTCACGCGTGGCGACTGGACCGATCCGATCCTGTGGCTGGCAGGGGGCGGGCTCCTGCTCACCGCGGCCCTGGTTGCCAAGCGGGTTCCCGGCGCCCTGATCATCGGGATCGGCGCGATGACGGTGGTGGCGATACTGACCGGTGCCGAGGTGTACCAGGGTGCCGAGTTCCCAGGCTTCACCGATGGGATCTTCGGGTTCACCTGGCCGAGCGACCTGATCGGCGCCCTCGACATCGGAGCCGCCCTCAAGACCGGCGTGCTGAGCGTGGTGTTCACCTTCCTGTTCGTCGACTTCTTCGACACCGCCGGGACCCTGATCGGACTCTCGGACAAGGCGGGGATGCTCTCCGAAGACGGGAAGATGGAGGCCCCGATGGCGGCGTTCACCGCAGACGGCGCCGCCACCACGGCGGGCGCCCTGCTCGGGACCTCGTCGACCACGACCTACATCGAGTCGGCGGCCGGGATCGAAGAGGGCGGCCGCACCGGGCTGACCTCACTGGTGACCGGCGTCCTCTTCCTGCTGGCGATCGGACTCTCGCCACTCGCCACTGTCATCCCGGCGGTGGCGACCGCCCCGGTGCTGATCGTCATCGGGGCGATGATGATGACCGGTGCGGCGAAGGTGGACTGGAACGACTACCGGACCTCCATTCCCGCATTCCTGGCGATCGTCGGAATGCCTTTCACCTACTCGATAACCGATGGCATCAGCCTCGGGATCATCGCCCACACGGTGATCCACGCAGCCACCGGAAAGCACCGCGAGGTGCATCCGGCGATGTACGTGCTGTCGGTGCTGCTGGTGTGGCGGTTCTTCGTGGTCGGCTGAGCACGCCGATGAAACCGTTTGGGGCGGTCCGGAAGGGCCGCCCCAAACGCGTGCGGGGAATCCCTGCGTCGCCGGTGGGGTTGGGGACCACGTGCCGGCAGTCACCGTTCCCGATGTCCTCGCCCTCCCCCGGATCGCCCCACCAGGCGACACCGTCGAGCGCCAGGTGGTCTCGGTCACCACGGCACCGCTGGGCTTCGAGGGCGAGGGCTTCCCGGTTCGACGGGCCTTCGCCGGAGTCGACCTCTCGCTGATCGATCCGTTCATCCACCTCGACCAGATGGGTGAGGTGGAGTACGCCCCCGGAGAGCCGAAGGGCACTCCGTGGCATCCTCATCGCGGGTTCGAGACGGTCACCTACATGCTCGACGGCATCCTCGAGCATCAGGACTCCGAGGGCGGCGGCGGAGTCATCACCGACGGCGACACGCAGTGGATGACCGCCGGATCCGGGATCCTTCACATCGAGCGACCGCCGGAGCACCTGGTGCTCTCGGGAGGCTTGTTCCACGGCTTCCAGCTGTGGGTCAACCTCCCGGCCAAGGACAAGTTCCTGCCTCCGCGCTACCAGGACATCCGTGGCGGCAGCGTCGGCCTCCTCACCACCCCGGACGGCGGCGCCCTCCTTCGGCTGATTGCCGGAACGCTCGACGGGCACTCCGGACCGGGCGAGACGCACACT
This genomic interval carries:
- the heR gene encoding heliorhodopsin HeR, with product MTVAIAPEVSRRLRRTNLMLGVLHLVQGIAILLLANGFALPVTGSFLEGPPGSGPGTVRTLFEVSMAGGVAAFLFVSAAAHFLIASPWYFDRYQEGLASGHNHARWVEYSISASIMLVLIALLTGIYDVAALTAIAAANAAMIFFGWVQERYESPGGSLVPFWLGSLIGAIPWVAIGIYLITPGSDASPPGFVYGIYISLFLFFNSFAINMWLQYRRIGGWSDYLRGERAYATLSLVAKSALAWQVFAGTLAG
- a CDS encoding pirin family protein encodes the protein MPAVTVPDVLALPRIAPPGDTVERQVVSVTTAPLGFEGEGFPVRRAFAGVDLSLIDPFIHLDQMGEVEYAPGEPKGTPWHPHRGFETVTYMLDGILEHQDSEGGGGVITDGDTQWMTAGSGILHIERPPEHLVLSGGLFHGFQLWVNLPAKDKFLPPRYQDIRGGSVGLLTTPDGGALLRLIAGTLDGHSGPGETHTPITMIHATIAAGARVRLPWRDDFNSLAYVLAGHALAGEERRPVAAGQLAVLAGRGAVTIAAEERQQTSGSIDVLLLGGRPIGEPVAWYGPFVMNTRAELVQAFEDYQAGRLGRIPHADPREPPPA
- a CDS encoding MFS transporter; the encoded protein is MTEGARSIQRTYLLLTLLSTLAASFIWGINTLFLLDAGLTPTSAFAANASFTLGMVLFEIPTGVVADTRGRRSSFLLGTGTLLVSTLLYLLMWSIEAPFWGWAIVSAMIGLGFSFFSGAVEAWLVDALTATGFTGSLETVFGKAQSVAGVAMLTGTVAGGLIAQATTLAVPYIVRAVVLGITLAVAFRAMKDLGFRPNRETGPIAEVRRILRSSVDGGLRLPQIRWMMLTSPFLMGVAIYSFYALQPHLLDLHGDDTAYWVAGLAAALLAAAQIAGGLFVPAVRRIFARRSTAIASAVALGSIALAGIGVTEHLGVALVLVAMLGVALAAATPLRQAYLNGLIGSDARATVLSFDALLGSAGGVVTQPALGRSADAFGYGTSYLISAGVLLASMPFLVLARRSGSPSDVATSARRPA
- a CDS encoding DUF302 domain-containing protein; amino-acid sequence: MDITRYGIGVATRLGIDEAEAAVRAALSEQGFSILTEIDVAATLEAKLGVAREPYRILGACNPHLASRALAIDPQVGLLLPCNVIIHQTAEGTRVEVIEPSIMAELVADPAMAGVAEEARRRLVDALGALVEA
- a CDS encoding DMT family transporter, with product MRRVWLALVIASLGWGTAGVASRAVLAEGVGPYALAAIRSMVGALVVVGFLMARRSGMPRSAVAWKVGVFMGVTNLAVPYILSNVALQYASAGFLGLSTALIPLFTALLAHFLLPAERLDGIRVTGLVLGFSGVAVLLGWGDSGLAEGGRPLLAGLLAVLAVASIAVGGIYAKHHSGGYRSLEVTGVHFVSGTAFIAVAMLFFEGVPAAPTVKAWSLLTYMGVFSTFLPFVLYYWMLRSVSATWVSLSGYLVPPIALVGGMVFLDERLQPGLLLGGALILIGVLLTDRAERRARPTPSRRAS
- a CDS encoding right-handed parallel beta-helix repeat-containing protein; this encodes MARTWSGALLVVLLLAACAEGQVEDAAPPADGVWVVPDGSDAASGGMLDPVATLQRAVEIAGPGGTVRLLPGRHHGSLRAEGLATITIKGEPGAILDGEGSEPLGIFCEDCPGLIVEDLTITGFTDIGVGVVDSDGVTLRRLVVHGNGTAAQLTDWEIEGYGIHIEGCTEVVIEDTEAWDNGPLPGGRFILGTAINTYGNRGVVIRGNYAHDNRGAGILVEDSFDVVVEGNTITANDLDATAEGWWDGALWIDGGGQVTLRGNILRHNLGPAIQISDEDDQSPLGYRLTDNVVTDNDIGLYVWGFEVEGWPPEEVLEVSGNEISGNRKADVVLTLLP
- a CDS encoding L,D-transpeptidase family protein, giving the protein MKRTIAFLATTLLALAAFVPAAPAEEGRFTLAPVNGYEPLVRLSPGDAGDDVAALQKAMTEAGFYHHAIDGEYGRSTASAVIAFHKYLDLERSDVFNALDWIRLSGLPDPGLPERTDEPDRIEIDLGRQLLFLFRDGVLHQVIPVSSGGGYTYRSARTGRAVTASTPEGDFRLKWHQRTWVCDPTTGWCVYKYWAFTDYYGIHGYRSVPTYPASHGCVRVETWDADWLESQLFVGMPVHIWRVPPEADPVPESPPDPETVAELFGTGPG
- a CDS encoding NCS2 family permease produces the protein MATVTGEKSSFLDRYFKISQRGSTVATEVRAGLTTFLAMAYIIFVNPAILSNAIDFDGAFPQLLTVTCMAAAFGTLIMALWANLPYALAPGMGLNAYFTYTVVLTLGYEWQTALGAVFLSGVMFLIVSLTGLRTFILDSIPLYLKHAITAGIGAFLAIIGFQGAGFIGDSPATLVTRGDWTDPILWLAGGGLLLTAALVAKRVPGALIIGIGAMTVVAILTGAEVYQGAEFPGFTDGIFGFTWPSDLIGALDIGAALKTGVLSVVFTFLFVDFFDTAGTLIGLSDKAGMLSEDGKMEAPMAAFTADGAATTAGALLGTSSTTTYIESAAGIEEGGRTGLTSLVTGVLFLLAIGLSPLATVIPAVATAPVLIVIGAMMMTGAAKVDWNDYRTSIPAFLAIVGMPFTYSITDGISLGIIAHTVIHAATGKHREVHPAMYVLSVLLVWRFFVVG
- a CDS encoding aminotransferase class V-fold PLP-dependent enzyme: MNPSIWSLEPDLVFLNHGSFGACPDPVLEFQAALRARMERQPVQFLTRDLEGLIDDARRSLGEFIGGDPEGLAPVSNATEAVNAVVGSLDLHPGDEIVVTDHGYNACANVVSRAAERSGATVRTVSLPFSGIDPDLVFRRVVDAVGDHTVLVLVDHVTSPTALVLPVERIVAELEGRGVPVLVDGAHAPGMLELDVDALGCSWYAGNCHKWMCAPKGAGFLYARADRRHQLVPAVLSHGYNSPRTDRSRYHLQFDWTGTDDPTAFLCVPEAIRQVGALHEDGWPGLRAAGRALALEGRRLVAEAVEADDLPPEAMIGSMATLPVDALVAPASHTGRSDPLNVALLEEDRIEVPVVSWPRPPHRMLRISAAPYNTEADMQRLADALRMRGVRASGAPGARPGR